The sequence CTTCTCCAGCAcccaaagagaagaaaaacacaagCTTTCCTCCAAGGAGGGGCCTCATCAAGCTTCAGATCTTTGAAAAATTGGTCAAAGTGGTGCTCAACAAGGCCTCCAAACCTGGAGCGCAGGGGAAAAACAGAGGAGAAGATGGTGGTGAAAGCTCTACCTCTCAAACCCCACCATCAAGTGCCTACAGCTCTGATGCAAATTGATAGGCATGATCAGATGGCTAGATGGGTCATCACCTACTTGGTGAATTGATGAGAAAATCACTGGATTTCTCTGATTCATACTATGAAGCATTTCCTATCCCCATATCTATGAAGCTATagaattttggtattttgagtCAGGTCAAAGCCtctgctttgttttttctgtAGATGGCTTGACTAGAAAGTATTGTTGTTTGGGTTTTAGATGTACAAATCAAGCATGGGTTATGTGATAATTATTTTTCCTGTAAAACTCATATTTTTGGAGAGTTTTGCAGGACCATAACCCATCGAAGCTTATCTTTTATTTCTGTGTCTTGCTTTAGTCAGTTCATGTCTTGTGagggaaaagaaggaaaaaaaaagaaccacTTCCAGTGTTGTTTCTGAGAGTTTTAGAGAGGAGACATACTTGGAAGAGTTATTATTTCTGCATTTGAAGTGTATTTTGGGTCTGTATCTTTGGTTGCTTTGTGTGGTGTTGTTATATGATATGGTGGttataaatattatgttaTGCACTACGCATTTTGTTGTTACTGAACCGAGCACTGTTGAAATTAGcatcttttggttttttttatctttgattgttattttttatttattttatataagcGATATTATAGGAGGGGAACTCCAGTTCGAGCGCATAGATAAAATTCTTAACCACTTAAATTACaaattcttttgcttttttatttttttgttaattggCTAACTTAAGTGTTGACTGTAGTGTTGAGAATTGACTTTATCATAATACGATAACATGGGTTTTTaccataaatacaaaaatatggGCTGTCATGCGAGAAATTTATGTTGTTTCCTCCCTAAACTTTTCAAGTAGGTCAATTTTCTCCATCCAGCTACAATCCAGCAAGGTTGAAATACAAATTCTTCGCATTTCtagaataaaattatattttgggACCGTCCATACTGTACTGAAAATAGCATTATCTTTGATCCAGAGAGAGGAGGGAGACCTGAAGAAATCAACCCAAATTCCAAGTTATGGAAAACTCCAAAAAAGACGTTGGAGTTTTGACATGTCTTAGTTGGTCAAGGATGTTCAGATTAGGTTTATATCGTATTCAAGGTATTAGTCTAATGGATATTTCTACAAACatggaatataaaaaaaataaaattcttcaTTCCAGTTGATGAAGAAACATGAATTAAATCTtaaagagagatgaaaattaGTGGTTACACAAAGATTGGCACAAACAGAGGAGCATTATTGTTTGCTATGTACAAATTACAGTACGTAAACTGCTAAGTCATAGATAGCCGAGAGGATGCTTCCTTGCAAATTCGTACAAGTAAACTGTGGCATACAAATGTGGCTGCGGAGGGTGGGCAACTTCTAGAAGAAGAATAAAGTATAATTCTTTTATGGCACGTTTTATGGAAAGAGAAATGTAGTTAGATTAGAAGTTGGTTGGTAAGTATTAGACCATCTATATGTGAGTTAAATAGATATTTAAGATTAGTCTCATTTTAAAGATTGAATTGGCAAGGAACTTGTAATTCAAGTGTTTAAGAGCATGTATTTACCCCTCCCTATATTgctatataaaaataaaaaataaaaatcggATTGAAATCTTTCTAATGGGTTATtggaaaaagataatggagTCGTAATAAATTAGTAAGAGGGGTCAGTCTCCAAATAATGCGTCAatctgtcatttttttttcaatttaagtTCATCCTattccttatttaattttaagacGTTAGACTCTAATATATACTATTTGGTGAATATGCTTGCGGAAAAAGTTGTTGCCTCTAATAGCATTCCAAACATGAGCAATTTTGCTCACCGCATTCAAGTGCACCATCCATTTTTATTTAGTACACCATTACCTCATTACCTATCATATGGCACGAATTACACATATTAAATATAGGAGTTCATGCTTAATCATAATGTAATATGTAACACATGTTGAGTGATACGGTAACTATGCAAAATGGTTAAAGCGGTGCACAAAACTGAAGTGGGTGTAGGAAATATGTGTGTAATTGTTGTTTTATAAATCTCAATCTTCCTTACAAATAATAAAGGCACCAAATCCGAAGTTTCTAATGAGAAAAACACCATGAATACAGTATTATTAGTTATTAGTATTTATCTTTTTCACCACGTGATCTAGTCACGTAACGTGACAAAAGAAGTCCAGTTCCATGTTTCGGACCCTATTGGATTGTAAACATTCCTCACTTAATGGAAATTGAGCTGGATTTGGGCCTTAATATTGGACCAGAAGAATAGCCCACTGGGCCTATTTAACATGGTCCAAACTAAAACGACAAAATCGGCGCTTTGGGGCTTCACATTTGGCGGGAAAGCACACGGAAGACGAAGGAAAAGCTTCTGCACTTCTCAGAGTGAAAATGGCGAACAAGCTCATCAACCAGATGGGCCTCCCCAAATCCATCGCTAACGTTTTCGCAGCTCGTAACATCACCACCGCCAAGGTAACattttattgtgttttttttaataaaaaaattagttcctaaattgtcttctttttttttttttgttaaacgCGAATTGGTTTTCAGGAAGCTTTGTCTTTAACCGAATTCGAGTTAATGGAGGTGTTAGATGTGAGTTTAGCAGATGTCACGTCTGCAATAGCTCGTATCAGCGAAATTACATGTCCACCCTATCAAACTGTGAtcatcaaaaccctaattttccttttcaatttttagaaattttttaatttttatttaattgggtGTGTTTCTGATATGCTGTGGCTTTAGCTGTGTTTGATTAGGCGTTAACTCTAATGGAGCAAAGGGTTCAGAAGGAGCACATGGGTGGCCACCTCCCCACCCGCCTCAAAGGACTAGACAATGCCTTATGTGGTGGGATTCCATTTGGGGTTTTAACTGAGCTGGTTGGTCCTGCTGGCATTGGCAAAActcaggtataatttttgttctttcaccCATCTGATCATCATCTGTCAATCATTTCTATTTGTATGTCTCTTTGCATCTGTTTGAATGAATATTTCGATTGCAGCTTTGCCTGAAGCTCGCATTGTTGGCCTCGTTGCCGACGGCTTATGGAGGTTTAGGTGGTCGTGTAATATACATTGATGTAGAATCTAAATTCAGTTCAAAAAGGTAATTAAAGCGTTTTATAACATTAATTATCAGctattttgtgataaaattttGCCTACTGTGTTCATCAAAGAAACGGGAGATGTTTAAGTTTTCTGATTTGTTACTCGCTTAGGATGATAGAAATGGGATCGAAGAGTTTTCCAGATATGTTTCACACGAAAGGAATGGCCCAAGAGGTAATGTAGATTGAAAGTTATTACTGTCTCTCGAACAAGTTTTAATGAGAATCATGTTTACTTAATGACAGTTTTCTTCTGTTTGCATTTCAGATGGCAGGTAGGATCCTTGTTTTGCAGCCGGCATCACTTTCTGAATTCACTGAGAGGTATtggtcaaattaaaatttcattttccctATCTTTAGTAAGTTTGTTAGTCCTGGCATGGAGGGAACTTGGAGGTACCCAAGCATTGGGAAAAAGTGCTTTGGACTTCTGAGATACAGCTAAATGCATAAGCATGAGTTGTGCGGATAATGCCTACTTGTTAAGAGGTTTACATGAGTTAAAAGTCAATTTGTTCCAGTTTGCAACAACTCAAGATTTCACTCCTTCAAAACCAAGTGAAGTTGCTAATCATCGATAGCATGGCTGCTCTTATTTCGGGGTAAGTTCAGATTTCTCTGTTATGCTTGTTACCTGTTCTGGATATCCAGAGTCTGATCAAGTTGTGGTCCTATATAATTAGAATTAGGCCATATCATATCATTTACATATATAACCTTGTTTTAGGATAAGAAATATTACTTGTGATACTAAACTCTGATGTGCTAGAAGGGCCATATATGAGTAGAATTAGCTTTCTGAATAATCAAATATGTTTCCTTACTTTATTAACTGTTTATAGGATTATTGGAGAACCCATTCATTCCTCAACATGTTTGACATCCCTGTCTAGGTACTGGGCATGGGATAAGATTGGTGTATATTGTCATATCTCTGTTTAGTTCAGCTATATGAAtccttttatttcattattttgtgTACTTAGACATGTCTTCCCATAGAATGATCATATTTAGTGATTATCCAGTTTTCTTCCAGTTGTCAAGAAATGCTGatatattttttccagggaaTATGGACAGGGACCTGCCAGGCAGCATTTATTGGGTTGGCATATTTCCTTTATTAAGTGAGAATCCTAGACATTTGAAACTTTATTGGTGTTGGTGGTTGTATCTTTCTGATGGTAATAAAgctccttttctctctttaaCATATTCAGGTCGCTTGCTGAATTTTCACGAATCCCTGTTGTTGTTACAAACCAAGTGAGGTCTCAAACTCGTGATGAAGCCTGCCAGTATTCTTTTCAAGGTAGGACAGTATTGTCAGATTGTGATATCCTCCGTATGggttatgaatgcaatatattttctttgtgcAGGGCAGAGCAGGGAAAAAGCAGTGGAGGATCATACAGGATATGATTCTCATCTTGTTGCTGCTTTGGGGATTCACTGGGCTCATGCTGTGACCATACGTCTAGTGCTGGATTCTAAATCTGGTTTGCCCAATATACGCTTTAGcttgaaaattattaaactGTCATGAAGCAGACTCTTGCTGCTTAGTTATTCATATGAGGTATCTTTGCAGATCTAATTGTATGGATATGTTTCTTTCAGAATACGTGCAACTCTATTTATTAGGTTTGTCAATATGTATGAGTCTGTGTGCCCTATATTCTCTTCAATGCCTCTGTGTGCCCTATATTCTCTTCAATGCCTTCCAGAAGCTATCAGAAGATTAACAGCAATAATTAATcccttttttcattttgattgatttgtttAGCAAAATTGATGTGGATATCTTTTTAAAACCGATGATTTTACTGTATATAATTAGAATTGAATGGTCATAACAGTTTATGGTTCCAGAGATGGAGAAAATTTGACCTTTTACTGAGATGATGACAATGATGACAATACGTGGAATCCAAAACTGTTTTCCCCTATTACTGATCCCACACTTTCGTTTTTTCTTGTAGGGAAGAGGTTCATCAAGCTGGCAAAGTCGCCCATATCACCACCTCTGGCCTTCCCTTATAACATAACATCATCTGGAATCACATTGCTTAATGATGATGGAATAGAACTGACAGGACCAGAGATAAACTCAATTCATTGTCAAGGTTTGTCACTGAGACTCTTGTTGAGTGAATCTGGAAATCCAAATTAAGTCAAAATTTATCAATGATGGAGTACTTGGTGGCTAGTACCTATcatttaactaattttttgttcatgtGATATCCCGCTGAAAAAACCTCTTAGTCAATCATAGTCATGGTAGTGCTCTCCACTTCTCACTTCATTTGTTTTAGAAAATATTTAGGCTCAAGCTTGTTTAGGAGTTTGCCTTCTTTCCTTTTAGAGTGAATAATAATCTCACGTTGTAATGACAAAAATGCAGGACACAGtgacataattaattttgatggGGAAAGATTTCAGTGATCAATCAGAAGGAAAGCTGCACAAATTTGCAGGCATGTGCAAGAAATTTAAATGTCATGGCATTAGTGATTGTTTTGGATTCTGTCACCTTGTATATAGTAAGATAGAAATTCCTGAGTTAGATTTATAACCTTATAATCAGCATGGCTTCCCCACGCACAAAGCTAACCGTGAAGGAAAGATAAACCAAGATTTAGAACTTGCCGATGgccctttttgttttatcttaTACTTTTGTATCCTTCAAGCTTCTTTCATGAACAGGGTTTAAAATTAGGCTGATGAGAATGTTGGTTGGCTTGTTCTTGTGTATTGGCCTGTACATAACAAAGGCTCTGATGATCTAAATGCTTTCTAGTAATTCAAGTTTGTTGTTCCATTATGTACTCTTTAATATGGTTTGACcaaattggatgaaatattTTGAGCTTATCACATGACTCAAATAATCAAAACAGTTTATGAtgctaaattaattaatatttttaccTTGACACTCATATCATATGCTTATCACAATTGTATGATAATttaagaaggaaaaggaagaggccAAAGAAAGGCTTGGGAACAATATTCTTATGGATCAGAATCCAATTATAGGTTGGTTTTCTAGCAAATACTAGGGACATGGTACCATCAATTTGTGTTGGAAGTTGTTTATTGGTGAAAATTGGAGCTCCCTTTAAAAGTAAGACAGTTATCTTCAtcccagaaaaagaaagtaggagaCTTGTAACTTCAGATGAGACCCAACGGCATGCAATAGACTCTGGAATCATGTGGCCCTGCTGTTGGAAAAAGTTAGGGAGATGCTAGAAATTGCCCTTCTGTTTGTGCCCATAAAGTGTTTGACGAAATGCCTCAAAGAAACTTCAGTGGAGAGAGCTTTTTTGACTATAAATATTGTGAGAACATTATTGCGTAATAAAACACTGCCACGTATATGTTTCTTAACTTTTTAACAACGTGGGACAATACTCTTAACAGTAACTAGTATGGTGCATGATGTCATTTAGAAAACACATAACCTCCTTTACCACATTTACCCTTAATACCTGAATGCAAAAGATGCAGTTGCCATACTCAATGATCCTAAAAAGGACATGAAATTAAGAAGTATTGGAAGAAGTAAACCTTTTCTTGCCTCAAAAGATGCAGTTAAAACCTctctcaaaaaaaaagaaaaaaaaaaaaaaagcaattaaAACTTTGACGTATGCTAATATTTGGGCAAACCTTGACCTAAAAGTTAATAGTATTTTatagtaataataaataaatacttttttttggacaaaaaataaataattaattagaacCCCATTACATGGGctatctctgtctctctctcctccacaTCATTGTCATCCCAAACCCTATTACCACTACGACAGtgtttgattattattaatatttttttcaattagttgatttttttaagagatatttagtcaaatacccattcttaacactaaaactataaataaaccctatactatttaatttctataaacataccccaaaaaaacccaaaaaataatagctggccctattgaatttaattttaattattaaattactttgataccccattgagtgttttgggctgttttatgaggtttttgtgttgggtttgttttaagaaatcaatggcagttttgtaatttaaaagaagttaaaagccttattgttatgttgtaaatgggttttgggtgtgtttctaaagtccatttcatatagagtttttttataatttaggctccaatattgggtattatagtgaatctccctttttttaatttgcagAAATAGAGAGAGGATGGGTAGCTTGGGGCCCTGAGTTGGGATGAATCTGGGCAGTCGGGGCTAGGGATTGGGGTCGAGAACGGTGTGGCTTGGGGCTGatagttttttattattatttattgtaaatttttttttagttaaaattgattttgaagtttcTTATGTGGAGGTGGATATCAATTGCCGCGTCACCCATTCAATTGATAGATAATAATTTATGTGTATGAAATTACAAATACATCTTTGCCAcatcatcaaaattaaaagattttTAGATGAAGTTGACATGAAAAGGTAAAGTGGGTTACCAAATCTCGGTCAAAGATGAAACTGGgtcattttgagtttgagagagcaaagtgagatttgaccaAAGTTTTTTAGATGAAGTTGACAGGAAAATGTAAAGTGGGTTACCAAATCTCGATCGAGGATGAAACtggatcattttgagtttgagaGAGCAAAGTCAGATTTGACCAAAATTTGAAGGATATGGTGCAATTAGAAGGGACCCGAAAGCGGATGGTTCAATTCTAAAGCCATGGAGGAGGCTGTgaaaatacctgtaggatGACTAaaaatgacaggacccgacccaattttccgctttggaattcgagccaagtcctgtgcgtgtccgacacctggcgaatgtcgggcacaaaagacctttttaccgttcttgtttcaaattctctttaaaatgcccttagacttctgccgaaatttcggcagagtctcccctgtattttgaccaatcccaaaattttccacctgctAAACAATCAGTAAATccatcccaacagccagaacatCTCAAGTAACAGATTTCatctccagttttccactaatactagatatcagagcatactttaaagttttcaagttttcaaagattttctacaaactctaccttggtgcggaagctataattggtccggtggtggatcccgcgtacttctacagcctggggacgaaaacagtttgaagatgtgagtggaccgaacataagaattcttgaaaacagtttaacaatcataataacccccactataaaaattgttaaataaactgaatacgtacatTCCATTTAAAGCCTTCTAAACTCAAGcattctatgtaaatcatattcaagctcaataaattttattcacaagcactgaaatcaaagcttgtataaaacactgaaaccaaacttgtataaaagtactgtactcaaaccttgtataactgaacaaaactatataaatgtatcaatgcctgaaaaaatcagagaagctagtataaaatagctgaaagtcataactgtataaaagagcttaaaattctttaaaattaccacctaattgtacccctgtcttatccgtcaattccctggcaggtctcgggcgtcacgcaggctacccgagccgcaaactggcaaaATCaagggactatgatcagcctgtcccgccggcagattcctcgatgacaccaagtcaactcgagtcgctctggcaggatgcgggggaccgtagtcagcctgatccgcaatcctggcaggtctcggggacataaagtcagccgagccgcaatcctggcaggtcgcgggacaccaagtctgccgagccgcaaatcctggcactcacggtccgagcgtccccgaaactcgtgaggcaaagtcaagtgcactgacataaaatgaaatcggactggatgtccgtagacatcggtccaactctgggtaatcaccaaaaataaatgggtacgaggtggttttaaaataaattccttagaaaaaatatgaataataactgaaatctcaagttgtgctgctatttcttctgtcataagcctcaaaatctgttttctataactcttaagCATGTAAAAGGAAGCAGCACAcaacttatagaactatttctgtattaatcatgctcggaaacacaataaagcttactcaagatcaaataaggaatttagtcaaataaactcgtttataaaaactcttttatataaaatcaatgtaaaatcacttataaaatcttatttatggaaaacctctatataactcatttatataaaatatttcatgaaagaaagtccactcacagatggtccgagctacttcgacccttcgaaggtctcttttgcaatcctgtcgggctcctggtgcctgattatccataaaaattaaattaatagacTGCTgactaaaaagaatttcaactaaacccCCTGCCCCCGgttcctagaaatacgtgcatctccttccaagttactcttatgcccTCGTTAGccctttcagacacttggaccagttttgggaaggtccgacgctcaaCTAAATGATAAACTGCatgatcggccgacccgggaccccgtgggtctacgatctctgatggccaatctgggcttcccagAAAGTTCCTTACAGCGAGGGAACCGTGTTCTGCGAATTGGGTCTGAAATGAacggtcggattagctaaaattgcgttatcgcttaaaatccaaaccctagccccagggttcgcgattccggagtatccgggactccgtttcgtaatccgtcgaatcctacacgatcatGACATcttgtagaccgacatatccaaaattcagtacGATCCGaatatttaacgacactgcacccacggatcgcgcgatatggaaaatctgttcggggctcaaacggactccgaatcgagatccgcgaaatcccacacgctcgtgacgataCAGGGttacaaaactgcacagaattacatcactaccctcgcccacgcgctccagcgcgcgcgggcagctttgggtgtccaaagcgatttcgggtggccgaaaaatctcgaaattaagactccaaactcctaccctaggtaaaacaccctatttggagtcacttttgttcttggacaacccccaaaaagtgaccataaatagtagtttcgagcggccgaagttccggccagatttcaagtcgaaaatcgaaccccttagagctaaaatcgatcgaaacccatatacccatcagctagaacacgaaaaatagctgagaaaccataccttactcgattgatttggtggtcGGAAGTGAGAGaacgagctcccaaaaattttcaaaaaaactgTTGGAACCAGCCTGTTTCGTGGCAGTTTTCGGCTACTACAGTAGCGGATGGAGGCTGAGGAGGGGCAGGGCtgatagagggaagtgaggtggttcgtttgggaccGGTATTGCCTGAAACGGTGGCCTGAGTTGGGGGAAATCGCTGTCTGAAGTTGGCTGGTCGAGATGGTtcgagagagaagaaagctgggtttataaaactgaacttcgaaatatttacggttctgccactgagactcttttgaccataactcattcgttacaactccgattcgggtctactccgtgtctacggactcgtttcgccgtgctctacgcaacggcttAATCAGAATTACCAAATTatttcccgatcaaaaagtcaacttttttcctattaaataatgcgagggtaaaattgtgtttttgctaaaagatattttccttacttttttagatattttctttctttttagatattttgttttgggttcttacaaaaAATGCCTAGAGGAGGGTGAATCGGCCAATTTAAGATTATAAtcaaataagtaaaaataaacttcggtagcaggattgatatggcTTATCAATCCTGAAACGTGTtgagcaaaaaataaaagaacacgcagagaattattttacgtggtaaaaccctacctctggggaaaatccacgggactcctcagtccaacacaaatccactatagaacgatgattacaagaagtgctcacacacttatcctagacacattctagataatgtttaccgacttcttcgtaactcaacttctgtcatgggatgatcttcgacactccttatgttgaacgcaatactggCCACAATTGCTTTAAGCTCGCCGGAGGAAAACCGCCACCACggtcttggtgccctcaaccgtatgagtcaccgacatgcatatgaatgcaatatgaattattaaagtgtttgataaatcaccaagtaaacatagaacacttgatgatttatctcaaatatatGCACAGCAGCTTTTGCTTAAGAATTCTATATGCTCAACCCAAATATCAAAAACTGTCCCGAACCTAAGAGATGCACACAATGATTTATACCAAACTTATTCTCCACAATCCACGTGAAGACCCACAACCACAACTCAATATCTTGCCATGCATTCAATTTGATAGTCATAGAATCCTATATGGTTTCGTCATATTCTCAATTGCACTCCAATCAATTGTTTATCCAATGAAACAATATATATCAAGATGCAAACACGAAACCAATAGgatattaattaaaacatCCTTTTCAAGTCCAAGATAATgaaaacataatattttttaatctaaatcaaaatagagttCAACTAGGAAAGTAATATTAAGAGATAAAAtctaatcctattaaaaatagggagattcactattatacccaatatgggggcccaaattataaaaataccctatataaaatggacattagaaacacacccaaagcccatttacaacataacaaaaaagcttttaacttcttataaattacaaaactgcc comes from Prunus dulcis chromosome 6, ALMONDv2, whole genome shotgun sequence and encodes:
- the LOC117630106 gene encoding DNA repair protein RAD51 homolog 2 isoform X1 — its product is MANKLINQMGLPKSIANVFAARNITTAKEALSLTEFELMEVLDVSLADVTSAIARISEITCPPYQTALTLMEQRVQKEHMGGHLPTRLKGLDNALCGGIPFGVLTELVGPAGIGKTQLCLKLALLASLPTAYGGLGGRVIYIDVESKFSSKRMIEMGSKSFPDMFHTKGMAQEMAGRILVLQPASLSEFTESLQQLKISLLQNQVKLLIIDSMAALISGIIGEPIHSSTCLTSLSREYGQGPARQHLLGWHISFIKSLAEFSRIPVVVTNQVRSQTRDEACQYSFQGQSREKAVEDHTGYDSHLVAALGIHWAHAVTIRLVLDSKSGKRFIKLAKSPISPPLAFPYNITSSGITLLNDDGIELTGPEINSIHCQGHSDIINFDGERFQ
- the LOC117630106 gene encoding DNA repair protein RAD51 homolog 2 isoform X2; translated protein: MANKLINQMGLPKSIANVFAARNITTAKEALSLTEFELMEVLDVSLADVTSAIARISEITCPPYQTALTLMEQRVQKEHMGGHLPTRLKGLDNALCGGIPFGVLTELVGPAGIGKTQLCLKLALLASLPTAYGGLGGRVIYIDVESKFSSKRMIEMGSKSFPDMFHTKGMAQEMAGRILVLQPASLSEFTESLQQLKISLLQNQVKLLIIDSMAALISGEYGQGPARQHLLGWHISFIKSLAEFSRIPVVVTNQVRSQTRDEACQYSFQGQSREKAVEDHTGYDSHLVAALGIHWAHAVTIRLVLDSKSGKRFIKLAKSPISPPLAFPYNITSSGITLLNDDGIELTGPEINSIHCQGHSDIINFDGERFQ
- the LOC117630106 gene encoding DNA repair protein RAD51 homolog 2 isoform X3 translates to MEQRVQKEHMGGHLPTRLKGLDNALCGGIPFGVLTELVGPAGIGKTQLCLKLALLASLPTAYGGLGGRVIYIDVESKFSSKRMIEMGSKSFPDMFHTKGMAQEMAGRILVLQPASLSEFTESLQQLKISLLQNQVKLLIIDSMAALISGIIGEPIHSSTCLTSLSREYGQGPARQHLLGWHISFIKSLAEFSRIPVVVTNQVRSQTRDEACQYSFQGQSREKAVEDHTGYDSHLVAALGIHWAHAVTIRLVLDSKSGKRFIKLAKSPISPPLAFPYNITSSGITLLNDDGIELTGPEINSIHCQGHSDIINFDGERFQ